In Thalassococcus arenae, a single window of DNA contains:
- a CDS encoding TetR/AcrR family transcriptional regulator, whose product MKNTLPPRKRRKDARPAEIIAAALEEFEVRGFGRSTLAGIAKRAGISRTTIYLYFDTKEAIFEAAIRSSVERAIDDVAEIAGSAEGDFGTFFARAVDLIYDRLVEGKAAVFMKILVAEGQFMPDLVAFYRREILSKGEAAIGALIARGIKTGELPESCRSEDVRVFMAPAIFAALWLRVFDKVDPLDIEAFKQAHVRLVVDALRGRA is encoded by the coding sequence ATGAAAAACACTCTCCCGCCCCGCAAGCGACGCAAGGACGCAAGGCCCGCCGAAATCATCGCGGCGGCACTGGAGGAATTCGAGGTCAGGGGCTTTGGCCGCAGCACGCTGGCCGGTATCGCCAAACGCGCGGGCATCTCGCGTACCACGATATACCTGTATTTCGACACCAAGGAAGCGATCTTCGAGGCGGCGATCCGCAGTTCGGTCGAGCGGGCCATCGACGACGTCGCCGAGATCGCCGGAAGTGCCGAAGGTGACTTCGGCACATTCTTCGCGCGCGCGGTCGATTTGATCTACGACCGCCTGGTCGAAGGAAAGGCAGCTGTCTTCATGAAGATCCTTGTCGCCGAGGGTCAGTTCATGCCCGACCTGGTGGCGTTCTATCGGCGCGAAATCCTGTCCAAGGGCGAAGCGGCGATCGGCGCCTTGATCGCACGCGGGATCAAGACCGGCGAATTGCCCGAAAGCTGCCGATCCGAAGACGTGCGTGTCTTCATGGCGCCCGCGATTTTCGCCGCGCTCTGGTTGCGCGTTTTCGACAAGGTCGACCCGCTCGATATCGAGGCCTTCAAGCAGGCCCATGTGCGGCTGGTGGTCGATGCGTTGCGGGGGCGGGCCTAG
- a CDS encoding HlyD family efflux transporter periplasmic adaptor subunit, whose amino-acid sequence MPAFFLVLFTGGVVGLYFQPPGLQALFRATGLQPGGGTDTPIAVAIQRVTKGEELAILSEGDVVALGRIVPKGDIATVAPPFGAGDARVDDLRVAIGDVVRAGDILAVLDSLAQLRGQLTTAKANLSVAQATLAQTETSIRVGRQEAQAALERALATERAAGEDLARTTSLLERGVTTRANLETAIARATEAARDAEKARASLSRYETNGDGVQADVAVALANLEAARAQLIQAELDIEKAYVRAPLDGTVLDIHVRPGERPGAEGVLDLGDTTRMTVEAEVYQTLIGRVAVGDPATITAPAIDGAMSGQVSAIGLEIGRQSITSDDPAANTDARVVDVVIMLDPASSARAERLTNLQVVARIDAGRTLP is encoded by the coding sequence GTGCCGGCGTTTTTCCTGGTTCTGTTCACGGGCGGTGTCGTGGGACTGTATTTCCAACCACCGGGCTTGCAGGCTTTGTTCCGGGCGACGGGTTTGCAGCCGGGCGGTGGGACCGACACCCCGATTGCCGTCGCGATCCAGCGCGTAACCAAGGGCGAGGAACTGGCGATCCTGAGCGAAGGCGACGTCGTCGCCCTTGGGAGGATCGTACCCAAGGGCGATATCGCGACGGTTGCACCGCCCTTCGGCGCCGGCGATGCGCGTGTCGACGATCTGCGCGTCGCGATAGGCGATGTCGTCCGTGCCGGTGATATCCTGGCCGTCCTGGACAGTCTTGCGCAATTGCGGGGGCAACTGACGACGGCCAAGGCCAATCTGTCGGTAGCCCAGGCCACGCTTGCCCAAACCGAAACGTCGATACGTGTCGGTCGGCAAGAAGCCCAGGCCGCGCTCGAGCGTGCATTGGCCACGGAACGCGCCGCGGGCGAAGACCTGGCGCGCACGACCTCGCTACTGGAACGCGGCGTAACCACAAGAGCGAACCTGGAAACGGCCATCGCCCGTGCAACCGAAGCTGCGCGCGATGCCGAAAAAGCCCGTGCCTCGCTGTCGCGATATGAAACGAACGGGGACGGTGTCCAGGCCGATGTCGCGGTGGCCCTTGCCAATCTCGAAGCGGCCCGGGCGCAACTGATACAGGCTGAACTCGACATCGAAAAAGCCTATGTGCGGGCGCCTCTGGACGGCACCGTTCTGGATATTCACGTGCGGCCCGGCGAACGGCCCGGCGCCGAGGGCGTTCTCGACCTGGGCGACACGACCCGGATGACGGTCGAGGCCGAAGTCTATCAGACCCTGATCGGACGTGTGGCGGTCGGGGATCCTGCGACGATCACGGCCCCCGCGATCGACGGTGCGATGTCCGGCCAGGTGTCCGCGATCGGACTTGAGATCGGGCGGCAATCGATCACGTCGGACGATCCCGCCGCCAACACCGATGCCCGCGTGGTCGATGTCGTCATCATGCTCGATCCCGCTTCGAGCGCACGTGCCGAACGGTTGACCAACCTTCAGGTCGTTGCCCGCATCGATGCCGGGCGCACGCTGCCATGA
- a CDS encoding ATP-binding cassette domain-containing protein translates to MEQSADTFAPIVAKNLNHWFGTGDARKQAIWDVNLSVAKGSLTVLMGPSGSGKTTLLTLMGCLREVQDGSVRLLGAELNGTTEPQAVALRRRLGFIFQAHNLHESLTATQNVLMGLEVHGRLNAVRQRESAHHVLRLLGLGDRLDYLPANLSGGQKQRVAVARALVSNPEVVFADEPTAALDKVSGRTVVEMLKKLGRQRGTTTVMVTHDNRILEMADRLVTMEDGHIVKDDKRG, encoded by the coding sequence ATGGAACAGAGCGCCGACACTTTCGCACCGATCGTCGCAAAGAACCTGAACCACTGGTTCGGAACCGGCGATGCCCGCAAGCAGGCGATCTGGGATGTGAACCTGTCGGTTGCCAAGGGCAGTCTGACCGTGCTCATGGGGCCGTCCGGTTCGGGCAAGACGACGCTTCTCACGCTGATGGGTTGCCTGCGCGAAGTGCAGGATGGCAGCGTTCGATTGCTTGGCGCGGAACTGAATGGGACGACCGAGCCGCAGGCCGTCGCGCTACGCCGGCGGCTGGGGTTCATCTTTCAGGCCCACAACCTGCATGAAAGCCTGACCGCGACGCAGAACGTGCTGATGGGGCTGGAGGTGCATGGCCGTCTGAATGCGGTGCGACAGCGCGAATCCGCACACCATGTCTTGCGGCTGCTTGGGTTGGGAGACCGTCTCGACTACCTGCCGGCGAACCTGTCGGGCGGTCAGAAACAGCGCGTCGCCGTCGCCCGTGCCCTCGTGTCAAACCCCGAAGTGGTCTTTGCCGATGAACCCACCGCGGCGCTGGACAAGGTGTCTGGCCGTACCGTGGTCGAAATGCTGAAAAAGCTGGGTCGCCAACGCGGTACGACCACGGTGATGGTCACGCATGACAACCGCATTCTGGAAATGGCGGATCGCCTCGTCACGATGGAGGATGGCCACATCGTGAAGGACGACAAGCGCGGCTGA
- a CDS encoding heavy-metal-associated domain-containing protein, with protein sequence MKFHVPDMSCGHCTAAITKEIAALDPQARVTTDLNARTVDVDTKQPSAAVSQAITSAGYDATLL encoded by the coding sequence ATGAAGTTCCACGTTCCCGACATGAGCTGCGGCCACTGCACCGCCGCGATCACCAAGGAAATCGCCGCGCTTGATCCACAGGCGCGGGTCACGACGGATCTGAACGCAAGAACGGTCGACGTCGACACGAAACAACCGTCTGCGGCTGTGTCGCAGGCCATCACGTCTGCCGGATATGACGCCACGCTTCTGTGA
- the devC gene encoding ABC transporter permease DevC codes for MTTLLTWVFGRLPIGWLQLSHNRMRLFAAIAGVGFANLLVFVQLGILGALNSTTTAAYALFDADIIVSSSDANTLTDGGNVARQRLFQALGVPGVASGTPLFIANLDWQRSDGSSSTLQTFGLAADAAGFLDARVAAAFDALVIEDTVLIDRSTRGVSPGALDGISPFTPFHFEANGRTLSAVGTLDIGGGFFVDGTLFTSDQTFLRLFGNRGSGAPNHILLRVDDGIDPVVVVERLRNVLPPGSVKVNTFADAASADLSHQTTERPTGIIFGFGVLIGVLVGVVIVYQILSTDVADHLREYATFKAMGYGHSFFLGIVFEEAAILALFGFIPGLLASIGLYAGMSAATGLPLEMGADRALAVLVGTLLACAVSGAIATRRLAGADPADLF; via the coding sequence ATGACCACGCTGCTGACATGGGTTTTCGGGCGATTGCCGATCGGGTGGTTGCAGCTTTCGCACAACCGGATGCGGCTGTTTGCGGCAATTGCCGGGGTCGGGTTCGCGAACCTGCTGGTTTTCGTCCAACTCGGCATTCTGGGGGCGTTGAACAGCACTACCACGGCGGCCTATGCGTTGTTCGATGCCGACATCATCGTGTCGTCCTCCGACGCCAACACGCTGACTGACGGTGGCAATGTCGCCCGTCAACGGCTGTTCCAGGCGCTTGGCGTGCCCGGCGTCGCAAGTGGCACGCCACTGTTCATCGCCAACCTCGACTGGCAACGGTCCGACGGCTCGTCGTCGACGCTGCAGACCTTTGGTCTGGCGGCAGATGCAGCCGGTTTCCTCGATGCCCGGGTCGCCGCCGCATTCGATGCCCTGGTGATTGAGGATACGGTGCTGATCGACCGCAGCACCCGTGGCGTGTCGCCGGGAGCGCTGGACGGCATATCACCGTTCACGCCTTTCCACTTCGAAGCCAACGGCCGCACGCTTTCGGCGGTCGGTACGCTGGATATCGGGGGCGGCTTTTTCGTGGACGGTACCTTGTTCACGTCGGATCAGACATTTCTGCGGCTGTTCGGCAATCGCGGTTCCGGCGCACCCAACCATATCCTTCTGCGTGTCGATGACGGCATCGATCCGGTCGTCGTGGTGGAAAGGCTCCGGAACGTCCTGCCCCCGGGCAGTGTCAAGGTGAACACCTTTGCAGATGCCGCAAGCGCCGACCTGAGCCATCAGACGACCGAACGGCCGACCGGGATCATCTTCGGTTTCGGCGTGCTGATCGGTGTGCTTGTCGGGGTGGTGATCGTCTACCAGATCCTGTCGACCGACGTGGCCGATCACCTGCGCGAATATGCGACGTTCAAGGCAATGGGATATGGCCATTCCTTCTTTCTCGGGATCGTTTTCGAAGAGGCCGCCATCCTTGCGCTGTTCGGTTTCATCCCCGGGCTGCTGGCATCGATCGGACTTTACGCCGGCATGTCTGCGGCCACCGGTCTGCCGTTGGAGATGGGGGCCGATCGCGCACTCGCCGTGCTGGTCGGAACCCTGTTGGCCTGCGCCGTATCGGGCGCGATCGCGACACGCAGGCTTGCCGGTGCCGATCCCGCGGATCTGTTCTGA